A stretch of the Bradyrhizobium sp. CCBAU 53351 genome encodes the following:
- a CDS encoding DUF350 domain-containing protein, giving the protein MILQSLAGLPAFLVYFCTGLIAIVAYLFVYTRITAHNEFQLIRDNEPAAAIALGLSLLGFVAPLVSAIAHSANVLDCLIWAMIALIVQVIVFFLVRVPVPNLSERIAAGELAPAIWLGLSSLAAGLLNAASMIY; this is encoded by the coding sequence ATGATCCTGCAATCACTGGCCGGCCTGCCCGCCTTCCTGGTCTATTTCTGCACCGGGCTGATCGCGATCGTGGCGTATCTGTTCGTCTACACCCGCATCACCGCGCATAACGAGTTCCAGCTGATCCGCGACAACGAGCCGGCCGCAGCGATCGCGCTCGGCCTTAGCCTCCTCGGCTTCGTGGCGCCGCTGGTCAGCGCCATCGCGCATTCGGCCAATGTGCTGGACTGCCTGATCTGGGCCATGATCGCGCTGATCGTGCAGGTCATCGTGTTCTTTCTCGTACGCGTGCCGGTGCCGAACCTGTCCGAACGGATTGCCGCCGGCGAGCTTGCGCCGGCAATCTGGCTCGGCCTGTCCTCGCTCGCGGCCGGCCTGCTCAACGCCGCCAGCATGATCTATTGA
- a CDS encoding protein-glutamate O-methyltransferase CheR, producing the protein MTPVDYDYLRKFLKERSGLDLSPDKQYLVESRLLPLARKANLPGIPDLVLKIRNGDGRLATDVVEAMTTNETFFYRDKIPFDHLRETILPGLIRARAARKSLRIWSAASSTGQEPYSIAMCIKEMGAALAGWRIEIVATDLSQEVLEKSKAGIYSQFEVQRGLPIQHLMKYFTQTGELWQLNADIRAMVQFRQLNLLQDFSHLGTFDVIFCRNVLIYFDQDTKAVIFERMAKGLEADGTLLLGAAESVVGITDAFRPITERRGLYQLNPARSGCPMGGLMPPSLKVAAAR; encoded by the coding sequence GCCGGTCGATTACGACTATCTGCGCAAGTTCCTGAAAGAGCGCTCCGGCCTCGATCTGTCGCCCGACAAGCAATATCTGGTCGAGAGCCGGCTGTTGCCGCTGGCGCGCAAGGCCAACCTTCCCGGCATTCCCGATCTCGTGCTGAAGATCAGGAACGGTGACGGCCGGCTTGCCACCGACGTGGTCGAAGCCATGACCACCAACGAGACCTTCTTCTACCGCGACAAGATTCCGTTCGATCATCTGCGCGAGACCATCCTGCCGGGACTGATCCGGGCCCGCGCGGCGCGCAAATCCTTGCGCATCTGGTCGGCGGCGTCGTCGACGGGGCAGGAGCCCTATTCGATCGCGATGTGTATCAAGGAGATGGGCGCGGCCCTCGCCGGCTGGCGCATCGAGATCGTCGCGACCGACCTGTCGCAGGAGGTGCTGGAGAAGTCGAAGGCCGGAATCTACAGCCAGTTCGAGGTGCAGCGCGGCCTGCCGATCCAGCACCTGATGAAGTATTTCACGCAAACCGGCGAGCTGTGGCAGCTCAACGCCGACATTCGCGCGATGGTCCAGTTCCGCCAGCTCAATCTGCTGCAGGACTTCTCCCATCTCGGCACGTTCGACGTGATCTTCTGCCGCAACGTCCTGATCTATTTCGACCAGGACACCAAGGCCGTGATCTTCGAGCGGATGGCGAAGGGCCTGGAAGCCGACGGCACGCTGCTGCTCGGGGCCGCCGAATCCGTCGTCGGCATCACCGATGCGTTCCGTCCCATCACCGAGCGTCGCGGTCTCTACCAGCTCAACCCCGCACGCTCCGGCTGCCCCATGGGCGGGTTGATGCCGCCGTCGCTGAAGGTCGCCGCGGCGAGGTGA
- a CDS encoding DUF2750 domain-containing protein, with translation MKVPPKQMAAVIALPGAKRFEHFIKVVADQQLVWGLHRDGWALAATDDGKTVFPLWPAKEYADVCASGEWSGYVPRSISLSDLLEVLLPKLQIDGVLPGVFFTPASKGVTPSAEEVKSALETELQKY, from the coding sequence ATGAAAGTGCCCCCGAAGCAGATGGCGGCGGTGATTGCACTGCCTGGCGCGAAACGCTTCGAGCATTTCATCAAAGTTGTTGCAGATCAGCAGCTCGTGTGGGGTCTGCACCGGGACGGATGGGCTCTTGCAGCGACGGATGATGGAAAGACCGTGTTCCCGCTATGGCCCGCAAAGGAATACGCCGACGTGTGCGCCTCAGGCGAGTGGAGTGGGTATGTACCTCGCTCGATATCCTTGAGCGACCTCCTCGAGGTACTCCTACCGAAGTTGCAGATAGATGGTGTCTTGCCAGGCGTCTTCTTCACGCCTGCGAGCAAGGGCGTTACGCCATCGGCAGAAGAAGTGAAGTCCGCCCTCGAGACCGAACTGCAAAAATACTGA
- a CDS encoding glutathionylspermidine synthase family protein, with amino-acid sequence MQRITCLERDDWRETAAQCGFVFHTIDGERYWDERAYYGFTLDEIERGIETPTGEIDAMCLELAGRVIGEERYLRRLQIPEAFWSLIAESWKRDDRSLYGRLDLKYDGKGPAKLLEYNADTPTSIFEAAVFQWTWLEQAIERRIVPVRADQFNSIHERLIEAWKTIAAGRHLHLAGAIENAEDAGTLAYLEDTARQAGLSTTLLDIGQVGWRDEGGGFVDLDDADIALAFKLYPWEWMFQDAFGAKLKGAATRWIEPPWKAVLSNKGILPLLWEMFPNHPNLLPAFFEDDARAAELGTSYVRKPLLSREGANVTLVSGGTPLDEQAGPYGAEGFIRQALSPLPNFSGNYVVVGSWLVNHEPCGLSIREDESPITGNGSRFLPHAIL; translated from the coding sequence ATGCAGCGCATCACCTGCCTGGAGCGCGACGACTGGCGAGAGACCGCTGCGCAATGCGGCTTCGTCTTCCACACCATCGACGGCGAACGCTATTGGGACGAGCGTGCCTATTACGGCTTCACGCTGGACGAGATCGAGCGCGGCATCGAGACGCCGACCGGCGAGATCGACGCGATGTGCCTGGAGCTTGCCGGCCGTGTCATCGGCGAGGAACGCTATTTGCGGCGCCTGCAGATTCCGGAAGCGTTCTGGAGCCTGATCGCCGAGAGCTGGAAGCGCGACGACCGCAGCCTCTACGGCCGCCTCGACCTGAAATACGACGGCAAGGGGCCGGCGAAGCTGCTCGAATACAACGCGGATACGCCGACCTCGATCTTCGAGGCCGCGGTGTTTCAATGGACCTGGCTCGAACAGGCGATCGAGCGCCGCATCGTCCCGGTGCGGGCCGATCAGTTCAACTCCATCCATGAACGCCTGATCGAGGCATGGAAGACGATCGCCGCGGGCCGTCACCTGCACCTCGCCGGCGCAATTGAAAATGCCGAGGACGCCGGCACGCTCGCTTATCTCGAAGACACGGCACGGCAGGCCGGACTCTCGACCACGCTGCTCGACATCGGGCAGGTCGGCTGGCGCGACGAGGGCGGCGGCTTCGTCGATCTCGACGATGCCGACATCGCGCTCGCCTTCAAGCTCTACCCCTGGGAATGGATGTTCCAGGACGCGTTCGGCGCCAAGCTGAAGGGCGCAGCGACGCGCTGGATCGAACCGCCATGGAAGGCGGTGCTCTCCAACAAGGGCATCCTGCCGTTGCTCTGGGAGATGTTTCCGAACCATCCCAACCTGCTGCCGGCCTTCTTCGAGGACGACGCGCGGGCCGCGGAGCTCGGAACGTCCTATGTCCGCAAGCCGCTGCTGTCGCGCGAAGGCGCCAATGTCACGCTGGTCTCGGGCGGCACGCCGCTCGACGAGCAGGCGGGCCCTTATGGCGCTGAAGGCTTCATACGGCAGGCGCTGTCGCCGCTGCCGAATTTTTCCGGCAACTACGTGGTTGTTGGAAGCTGGCTGGTGAACCACGAGCCGTGCGGCCTGTCGATCCGCGAAGACGAGAGCCCGATCACGGGCAACGGCTCTCGGTTCCTGCCGCATGCGATCTTGTAG